Below is a genomic region from bacterium.
TCGAAGTTGAGTTACCGAGCGACCTGATCGTCGCCTTGAACGTCGAGCCCTCGGAGCTGGGGCGTCGGGCCAGGGAGTGGATTCTGCTCGAGCTCTTTCAAGAGGGCGTCATCTCGGCCGGCAGAGCCGCCGAGATCCTGGGGACCACGAAGGCAGGTTTCATGCAGCTTCTGGATCTTCACGGACTGCCCTACCTCGACGCCAGCTACGAGGAGCTCGAGCG
It encodes:
- a CDS encoding UPF0175 family protein, with translation MSAVKIEVELPSDLIVALNVEPSELGRRAREWILLELFQEGVISAGRAAEILGTTKAGFMQLLDLHGLPYLDASYEELER